One stretch of Paenibacillus sp. AN1007 DNA includes these proteins:
- a CDS encoding peptidase domain-containing ABC transporter produces the protein MMKKMRLIRQLGMTDCGTACLTMVFNYYHYRSDLTAISSLANVGRDGISLEDLKRIAEQHFFQFKAYNYANNEQNLIDNLPVIMCSNKNHYIVIEKKTRHGFQVLDPAKGKRVLLFSEIVEQFLSIIVVIRPSKAVREIPLQKSANIKFKLDWVKILISILLTVAAQLIVLIIPSIIQNIIDILSIDNAAFNVSNILGAVLLIAVTYFGVAWLRKRLILMIQNLLYKDVILQMLKKVFKIDTRFFESHTSGDIVNRFNNISMINEFLSSVVVTVCIDVVTAIVCGIAMFNLSTSLLLVVCIVTLAQLTIILLLNGVVQKKTSTYMANQGLLQGELFNLVNNIIQIRNMGIEKIMFDNLNQGYSKAILLHKERTQTSDLMESAISSINIVTSLLLYAVGGGLVASGNLSLGQLVGFIALSAFFINPIRALSTMLPQLNTLKEVFIRVKELLNYSDIPPSGSVEVNTFEIMEFSNVNFSYSRKEDRNLRNINLKVIAGQKVAIVGSSGSGKTTITKLIMNALHNYEGIITINHYNIVEINKEHFYQKVAVVTQTPLVINGTIRENIDFTGKMSNEQIYAALQKVEMEEYVKCLPLQLETVMGENGQNLSGGQKQRIAIARALASKPSIIIFDEATSNLDPITERKIFANLDNEPVTLLMITHRLNVLQKADHIYVLDHGEIVENGTHNELMDKKMFYYKSFYGIISDEVNEAVLTK, from the coding sequence ATGATGAAAAAAATGAGGCTAATTCGGCAATTAGGAATGACCGATTGCGGAACTGCTTGTTTAACCATGGTATTTAATTATTATCACTATCGTTCAGATTTAACAGCAATATCTTCACTTGCTAATGTAGGTAGAGATGGGATTTCGTTGGAAGATTTGAAGCGAATAGCCGAACAGCATTTTTTTCAATTTAAAGCTTATAATTATGCCAACAATGAACAAAATCTAATTGATAATTTACCCGTTATTATGTGCTCCAATAAGAATCATTATATTGTAATAGAGAAGAAAACCAGACATGGATTCCAAGTGTTAGATCCTGCAAAAGGAAAAAGAGTACTTTTATTTTCAGAAATTGTTGAACAATTTTTAAGTATCATTGTGGTGATTCGACCAAGCAAAGCTGTAAGGGAAATTCCTCTACAGAAATCAGCTAATATAAAATTTAAATTAGATTGGGTTAAAATACTTATTAGTATCTTACTAACAGTTGCCGCCCAGTTAATCGTATTGATTATCCCCAGCATCATACAGAATATAATAGATATTTTAAGCATAGACAATGCAGCGTTTAATGTTAGCAATATTCTAGGTGCTGTTTTACTTATTGCTGTGACATATTTCGGCGTTGCTTGGTTACGAAAACGTTTAATTCTTATGATTCAAAACTTGCTCTATAAAGATGTTATTCTTCAAATGTTGAAAAAGGTGTTTAAAATAGATACACGTTTTTTCGAAAGCCACACATCCGGGGACATTGTGAACAGATTCAATAACATCAGTATGATAAATGAGTTTTTATCTAGTGTTGTGGTTACTGTCTGTATAGATGTTGTAACAGCGATTGTTTGTGGAATAGCCATGTTTAATCTATCAACATCGTTATTACTTGTTGTATGCATTGTAACATTAGCGCAGCTTACTATCATTCTGCTGCTCAATGGGGTAGTGCAAAAAAAGACCAGTACATATATGGCTAACCAAGGGCTTCTACAAGGTGAATTATTTAATTTGGTAAACAATATTATTCAGATTCGAAACATGGGAATCGAAAAGATCATGTTTGATAATCTTAATCAAGGTTATTCTAAAGCGATACTTCTTCATAAGGAACGGACACAAACCAGTGATCTTATGGAGTCGGCCATTAGTTCTATAAATATAGTAACGTCACTGTTATTGTATGCGGTAGGAGGGGGCTTAGTTGCTTCTGGTAACTTGTCGCTTGGACAACTAGTAGGGTTTATTGCTTTGTCTGCTTTTTTTATCAATCCAATTCGCGCATTATCAACTATGCTTCCTCAACTTAATACGCTAAAAGAGGTGTTCATACGTGTCAAAGAATTGCTTAATTACAGTGATATTCCACCCTCAGGTTCTGTAGAAGTAAATACATTTGAAATCATGGAGTTTTCAAATGTGAATTTTAGTTATTCACGTAAAGAGGATCGTAATTTGCGTAATATTAATTTAAAAGTAATAGCCGGACAAAAGGTTGCGATTGTCGGTAGTTCAGGCAGTGGAAAAACAACAATAACCAAACTAATTATGAATGCACTACACAATTATGAAGGAATAATAACAATCAATCACTATAATATTGTTGAAATTAATAAAGAGCATTTCTACCAAAAAGTTGCCGTCGTGACACAGACACCTTTAGTAATTAATGGTACAATTAGAGAAAATATAGATTTCACAGGAAAAATGTCTAACGAACAGATATATGCTGCGTTGCAGAAGGTTGAAATGGAAGAGTACGTTAAATGTCTGCCATTGCAGCTAGAAACGGTCATGGGTGAAAATGGACAGAATCTTTCTGGAGGACAGAAACAGAGAATTGCAATTGCAAGGGCTCTTGCTTCAAAACCTTCAATAATTATTTTTGATGAAGCTACAAGCAATCTAGACCCAATTACAGAAAGAAAAATATTCGCTAATTTAGATAATGAACCAGTCACTTTACTAATGATCACACATCGACTTAATGTTCTTCAAAAAGCGGATCATATTTACGTGCTGGATCATGGAGAAATCGTGGAGAATGGGACGCATAATGAGTTAATGGATAAAAAGATGTTTTACTATAAAAGTTTTTATGGAATCATTTCTGATGAAGTTAATGAAGCTGTACTTACGAAGTAG